A stretch of the Lolium perenne isolate Kyuss_39 chromosome 3, Kyuss_2.0, whole genome shotgun sequence genome encodes the following:
- the LOC127339992 gene encoding two-component response regulator ORR42-like has translation MTSYDEGSPVKALIVEDSAVETRVHSAILRKFQCEITTAKNGKEAVQLFIEGKKFDIIFCDKDMPVMSGPEAIEKIRALGEIHVKIVGVSVGDNAQEAFMRVGADEFLPKPMDIDVVGAIIQEVIKKKKNNNMV, from the exons ATGACATCATACGATGAAGGATCCCCGGTTAAGGCACTTATTGTTGAGGATTCGGCTGTTGAGACCAGGGTTCACTCCGCCATACTGCGTAAGTTCCAATGTGAGATTACTACGGCTAAGAATGGGAAAGAAGCAGTGCAACTATTCATCGAGGGGAAGAAGTTTGACATTATTTTTTGTGACAAGGACATGCCCGTAATGTCTGGGCCTGAG GCAATTGAGAAGATCCGTGCTTTGGGAGAAATTCATGTGAAGATTGTTGGAGTATCAGTTGGTGATAATGCCCAAGAGGCGTTCATGAGGGTCGGCGCTGATGAATTTTTGCCCAAACCAATGGACATTGATGTTGTCGGGGCTATAATTCAGGAGGtcatcaagaagaagaagaataacaaCATGGTCTAA